TCCTGCTTTAAGCCACAGTATTGCAGGGACCGGCAGCGATTGCGGCGGTTCGAATGCGGGCTTTAGCGGGGCGGTTAAGAGAGATACATGCACATTAGATTCTGGGGGGTCCGCGGATCTACTCCCACTCCCCAGCCCGAAAACATGCGCTACGGGGGCAATACCTCCTGCTTAGAAGTGCGCATCAACGGTCACCTGTACATCTTCGACTGCGGAACGGGATTCCGTAATCTGGGCAAGCACCTCTCGCGTCAATCGGAGGCCACGGGTCATCCCATTCAGGCGCACATATTCCTTTCGCATTTCCATTGGGACCATATTCAAGGGATCCCTTTCTTTACTCCTTTGTATGAAAACTCGGAAAATCGCTTTCTCTTCCACTCCTCCAGCCGCAGCCGCGGTTTGCAGCGCGCGCTGGAAGAGCAGATGACCGATCCGTATTTTCCCGTGGACATGAGCCAGATGGCAGCGCATCGTCACTTCTATGACATCGATGAGGCTCGTCTCGACTTCGATGACTGCACCATCCGGACGATGTGGCTCAATCATCCTCAAGGCTGCCTCGGCTTTCGCATGGAGACGCCGAGTGGCATTCTGGTTTACGCCACCGACAACGAACCTGGTCACACCCTCTTTGACCAGAACGTTCGGCGCCTGGCCGAAGGCGCAAATATTCTGATCTACGACGCCCAATACCTGCCGGAGGAATACGAAGCCAAGAAGCGTGGCTGGGGACACAGCCATTGGCGCGAAGCGGTGAACATCGCCATGGAAAGCGGAGCCCAGGAACTGGTCCTCTATCATCACGATCCGGATCACAGCGACGAGTGCATCGATTCCATCGTCCGCGAAGCGCGCAATTACTACCCGCGAGTGCGTGCCGCCGCCGAAGGCTTGGAAATGCAGCTGTGAATTCGCATTGCCAACAGTTGTCATCGTGAGGCGTGGCGCATTTTTGGCACTTCCGCTCAATCCACTAATCTTCGTGATCTTGCCTGCCTTCTCGCACGTGCATATACTCAAACTTCGCACCCGCCCTCATGGCGGGCTCAAGGTGCCACTATCAAGCAGCGGAATCATCCCCGACCAATCCGCTCTGCTCGGAGACATGCATGACTGTAACCAGTTCCATTCCTCTGGATCAGGAGACCAATCCGTGGGCAGCACAGGCGGCCCGCTTCGATGTGGCCGCCAAGAAATTGAATCTCGATGAAGGCCTGTGGAAGGTCCTTCGCTATCCCAACCGAGAGATTACGGTTCACATTCCGGTACAGATGGATGACGGTCACCTGGAAGTTTTCACCGGCTACCGCGTGCAGCACTCAATTGCTCGTGGTCCCGCCAAGGGGGGAATCCGCTACGCCCCCGATGTCACGCTGGACGAAGTCCGTGCCCTGGCCAGCTGGATGACCTGGAAGTGCGCGGTGGTGAATATTCCGTTTGGCGGCGCCAAGGGGGGCGTCATCTGTGACCCGAAAAAAATGTCGATGAGTGAACTGGAGCGGATGACCCGGCGCTACACGGCGGAACTGTTCGAGTTCATCGGACCGGAAAAAGATGTGCCCGCCCCTGACGTCAACACCAACGAGCAGATCATGGCGTGGATCATGGACACCTACTCCATGCACATGCGCCAGACCGTCACCGCGGTCGTCACCGGAAAGCCTTTGAACATGGGCGGATCGCGTGGGCGTCGCGAGGCCACGGGCCGGGGTGTAATGGTGGTCTGCGATGAGGCGCTGAAGCTCTTCAATATGCGGCGAGAGGATACCCGCGTGATCATCCAGGGATTCGGTAATGTCGGCTCAAACGCGGCCCGCCTCATGCATGAAGCTGGTTATCGCATCATTGGAATCGCCGAGTATGACGGCGGCCTCTACAACCAGAATGGCATTGATATCGATGCGCTGTGGGAGCACCGCTTCAAGGCCGGCACCATTCACGGTTTCGCCGGAGCTGAGAAGGCCAACTCCGATGAGCTGTTGATCTCCGACTGCGACATCCTGATCCCAGCCGCCACTGAAAATGTGATCACCAGCCGCAACGCCGACAAAGTGAAAGCCAGGATTCTATGCGAAGGCGCCAATGGTCCCACTACTGCCACTGCGGACGAGATCCTGTTCGACAAGAAGATCTTTGTGATTCCCGACATCCTGGCCAACGCCGGCGGCGTCACTACTTCCTATTTTGAGTGGGTGCAGGATCGCCAGGGTTACTTCTGGAAGGAGTCAGTGGTTAACGAGCAACTCGACCACATCATGCGTTCTTCCTTCGACGACGTGGTCGGCTACGCCAAGACCCACACTGTAAACAACCGCATTGCGGCTTACATGCTGGCGATCGACCGAGTGGCGTACACGATACGACAGCGCGGCATTTATGCCTAGCTGCGGGACATAGTAACGAGCTCCGAATCGCTCCACGGTATCTGGCGAGAGCGCACAACCAGCGGACTCGGCTTTCCCGCCGAGCTTTTTCTTTCTAGAATCACCAGCGACCGTCCTAAGACCACAATGTATGCGAAGTCTCGCCTCCATTCCGCGGCCCGTGCTGCTGACGACGGCTATCCTCTTTGCTGCGGCGACGGTTTTTTATTCCGCAGCCTGGATGTACTACATCCGCTGGCAACCACCTGTCGAGATAGGAGTTGAACTCGGCCCACTCCAGCCGAAAGGCTACCTCCAGATTGCGCGCATCATTCCCAACGGCCCCGCTGCCCAGGTTGGACTGCAAGCTGGTGACCGCGTGGTTGAGGTCAATGGCGAAAAGCTCTCCGGACTGAGTCTCCCTGATGCCGTAGCTCGCGGAAAGCCAGGCGAGGTGATTTCATTGCTGATAGAGCGTCCAGGAACCGGCCTGGTCCGTGCCTCCCTCGCGCTCATTGCCTATCAACAGTCCACCCTCTATACCTCTTCGCAGCGGTTAATGAATTCCATTTTGAGTCTTTACCCTGTGCTGTTTCTGGTAGTCGGGCTGCCAGTTCTGTTCCTTCGCCTCGAAAATCGCAACGCCTGGCTTCTCGCCATAATGTTTGCGGGCTTCATTGCCGCAGCTCCTCTCGCATTTTTGGAAGGGGCCATAAGCCCACCCCTTCGGCGATTCCTGTTCGCGTATATGGTTTTCTTTTATGGCTGGCTGCCGGCCATCTTCTATTGTTTCTTCGCCACTTTCCCTGCCTCCTCACCGATCGATCGCCGTATCCCTTGGTTGAAAACTGCGCTGGTCGTAGGCGGTGGCGCAGTAGCTCTAGCCTGCTCCGTGGTCGTGCTGGCGGGTGGAGGCATGTACTCCCTGTTGTTTGCAGTACTGCGGCCTGTGCCCGCGAAATTAGTGGTTATAGTGACCTCAATCTACAGTTTTGGAGGGTTTATTCTTGGCCTGGTTTCTTTGGTGTGGAACGACATTAGCGCACCAACTTCGGATGCTCGCCGCAAGACCCGCGTGATGGTTACGGGTACTGTGGTGGGAGTTGCGCCCATCCTTGTTATCCGGTTTGTTGGGCTTTCTTCTCCCCTGAGGCGGCCAACCAACATTCCGTATTGGGTGCTGAGCTTCGCCATTGCTGCCCTGTTTCTAATTCCATTGTCTTTCGCCTACGCCGTGGTGAAACATCGCGTGCTCGAAATTCCCGTACTCTTGCGGCGAAGTGCGCGATACGTTTTGGTGCAGCGCGGATTCGTCGTCTTGCTGTTTGCGGTGGCTGCCGCTGTCACTGCGTTGTTTACTCGCTTCTTTTCCCGCTTCTTCCAGGCCGAATCGAACGCCGGCATGATCGCCAGCGTCGCCCTGGGAGTCGTGATGGTCTGGAGCTTTGCCCCGGTAATCAAGCGGGGTACGGAGCGCATCGACAAGGCCTTCTTCCGCAGCACCTATGATGTACGGCTCATCTTGCAGGATCTGGCAGAGAAAACCCGCTCGGTTGCTGACCGTCACGAGCTCGCAGCTCTGCTGCAGAACCAGATCAACGGCGCCTTGCACCCGAAAACCTTCGCTTGCTTTTTTCGCAACGAAGATGGCGAGCTGACACAAGAGTCGGGGATTCCTGATGTCTCGATGACAATTCCTGAGACCCATCCCATCGTGCAGGAGTCGGCGAACCGCGGCCGCTCCTGGGATGTTCTCCCCTCCGGACCCAATGGTGAGGATATGGGACAACTTCGCAATCTCGCACCCGAGTGCGTGGTTCCGATTCTCGGCCGTGGCGGCCGCCTGATCGGGTTGCTGGCGCTTGGGGAGCGCCTGTCGGAAGAGCCTTATTCGCGAGAGGACAAGCGCCTGCTCGACTCGGTGGCCAGCCAGGCCGGCATGGCCCTCGAGAACATCCATCTAGCGGAGGAAATGGCGGCGCGCCTTGAGGCCGAGCATCGTGCGCATCAGGAAATGGAGTTCGCACGACAGGTTCAGAGCCGCCTGTTTCCTCAAAAGACGCCTCCTTTGGAGACGTTGGAGTACTCCGGAGTTTGTATCCAGGCGCGGCAAGTAGGTGGCGACTACTACGATTTTCTGGAACTGCGTCGCGGACGTCTAGCTCTGGTTCTGGCGGATATCGCAGGAAAGGGAATATCTGGGGCACTGCTGATGGCAAATCTCCAAGCCAACCTGCGCAGTCAATACGCCATGGCGCTGACGGACCTGGCTCAACTGCTGGTCTCGGCTAACCGCCTCTTTTACCAGAACACGGGCGACAGCAGTTACACCACCCTTTTCTTTGCCGACTACGATGATCACAGCCGCCGTTTGCGTTACGTGAATTGCGGGCATCTTCCTCCTCTGGTGGTGCGTGGCCGCGCCAGCCATGAGCCACAGGTAGAACGACTCGAGAGCACCGCCACAGTTATGGGATTGTTCGAGCAGTGGGAGTGCGGCATCGCCGAAATTGACATGCATCCCGGTGATGTCCTGGTGATGTACACCGACGGGGTCACGGAAGCTTCCAATAGCGCAGACGAAGAATTCGGTGAGCAGCGCCTGGCAAGAGTGATTGCCGCCAACCGCAGCCTGCCCGTTTCTGACATTCAGCAACACATTGTGGCTGCGGTCCAGCAATTTTCGGGCGGCGAGCAGGCCGACGACATTACCCTGGTGGTCGCGCGCTGCCGTCCATGAGTGGCCCTTCCGCTGGTCAGAATTTACAATCAAAAATGTTGAACCGCATCGCCAGCCTCTGCGTAACTATCGCCAGTCCTATGGGGGATTTCGGCCCAGTCTTCGCAATCCAAGGAGACATCTCTTGAACAAGAATTTTGTTGTTTCTTTCAGCCTGTGGCTGGCCTCGATCACGATAGCCGTGCCGCTGCTAGCGCAGTCCAAGCCCACTCAAGCAGTCAAGCCGGCGCCTAAGGCGTGGGTAGTGCGCAGCGATGAGAATGCACAGATTCTTATCCAAATCATGGCTCGCTTTACGCCGGAAGACGCGAGCTCTTTCGGCGCCGAGGGATTTGACGAGCAGATCATCGACCTGAAACCGAATTTTGTTGCGCGCGAGCATGTCGCGGTTGAGCAGGCCATACACGACTTGCAATCCCGTCTGGCTTCAGAGAAGGATCCGCTGGTCCGGCAGGATCTCGAGATCCTTATCGATGCTGCGCAGAGGCAGAATCGTGAACAAGAACTGGAGGAGAAATATCAGATCCCTTACCTGGATATGAGCCGGACCGTGTTTCTGGGCATGCGCTCGTTGCTGGATGATCAGGAACCACAGGAGCGGCGGCAGAAAGCATTAATTCGCCTCAAACGCTACGCCGGAACTGAGCCCGGATACGAACCCATTACGGTTCTGGCCGAGCGATACACACGCAGCCGCATGAACACACCTGGGCTGATTGGTCCCTACAAAGGCGAATTGGAGAAGGACCTGGCTCAGAGCCAATTCTTCGTCGACGGCATTGCGAGACTCCTGGCGAAATTCCAGATTTCCGGTTACGAACAGTCCTACGCCAAGCTCAAAGTGCAGCTCACGGCGTACAACGACTTCCTGCGCAAAGAAATTGCACCCAAGGCTCGCAACGATTTTCGTCTGCCAGCGGAACTCTATGCCTTCCGGCTGGAGGACGTCGGAGTCGACATCCCTCCTGCTGAGTTGGCGGGGTTAGCGCATGCTGCCTTTGACGGCATCCAGAAACAGATGCAGGCGCTTGCGCCGGCGGTGGCAAAGCAGCGCGGCTTCTCTTCCACAGATTACCGCGATGTCATTCGTGAGTTGAAGAAAGACCAGTTTCAGGGTGATGCCATTCTCGCCCATTATCAAAAACGAATTGCGGAAATCGAGCAGATCATCCGCAGGGAACACCTGGTCACCTTGCCCGACCGTCCTATGCGAATCCGCCTGGCCAGCGAAGCAGAGGCTGCCAATATTCCAGCCCCCAACATGCACATGCCGCGTTTGATCGGTAATACCGGTGAAGTGGGTGAATTCGTGCTGCCGCTGACCATCCCCTCTGCAGCCGGTGCTAAACCGGGCACGATGCAGAACTTCGACGACTTTACGTTTTCCGCCGCCTCCTGGACCCTGACCGCCCATGAGGGGCGCCCGGGACATGAACTCCAGTTCGACTCCATGATTGAGCGCGGTGTGTCTCTGGCTCGTGCCATCTTTGCTTTTAACAGCACCAATGTCGAAGGCTGGGGGCTCTATTCTGAGTACATCATGCAACCGTACATGCCGCCAGATGGCCAGCTGGTTTGCCTGCAACATCGCCTGCTGCGATCTGCTCGCGCTTTTCTCGACCCCGAACTGGAGTCGGGCAAGGTAACTCCGGAGCAGGCCAAACGAGTGCTTACGCAGGATGTGGTGTTATCAGATGTAATGGCCAATCAGGAAGTGGAGCGCTATATGTTCCGGGCCCCCGGCCAGGCGACTTCTTATTTCTACGGCTACACCAAGCTGGTTGAGCTTCGCAAAGATACGCAGCAGGCTCTGGGCAAGAACTTCGATCAGCAGAAATTTCACGACTTCATTCTTGCTCAGGGACTCCTTCCGCCAGCTCTGTTGCGCAAGGCAGTGATGGAGGAGTTCGTGCCCCGGGTGAGAGCGAAAACAAACGCCATAGCTTGGAACTAGCATTGTTGCGGCTGCTCCCTGCTGGCTTTCGGTCTTTGGGCATGGGGAGCATCTGACCTCTCGACCTTGATCTGGATCGGGTAAAAAATCATCAGGGCACAGTTACCGGCAACGGTCCAACAGTCGTAAAATCTTGCTACGGCCAGATTTTCAGACTCCCAGGGCCCGGCATTTCCGGGGAAATGGTTTTTGCATGTCGATCGCAAAAATTCGCGACGGCCTTGTCGAGATTTACTGCGATGGTGAATGCCGTTACGTCCGGCCTTCCTTCTGGGAGCGCTCCTATCTGCTGTGGGTTTTTCGTAATTTTCGCCGCTTGCCAGTGCAAGTTCTAAGCTCGGGGCAGCAACAAATGCTGGAACGGCTGGCGCGGCGCGCTCGCGCCCCCCTCCGCAGCGAGCGCATCGATCCCCTGCTAGTAATCGGGCGGGCAGAGTTCTCACGCTTGGGAAGGAAGCCCGTTTCGCGTCTCGCGCCCAAACCGGCTTTTGAGAAGCTGCTTGCGACGGGCTCCGGCCCGCAAGCGGTTTCCGCCCCCGTCCCAGATACGGCAAGTCCGCCGGCGAGTACTTCTCTTCCACCCAAGCCGGAGTCGCCTCACTTGCCGGTCTTGGTAAAGCCCACGCCAGCTCCCATTCTTTTGCCCGGCAAGAGCCGCGTGTCCAGACCTTCCGCTGATCGAAACCGCCTTGCCCATCCAGACTGGATCCCAATCTCTTCCCGTTCACGGGAATCAGCAGAACCGCGCTCGGCATCGCCGACAGATTCGAAATCGAACGTGCGATGGGCATGGCTAGCCATGGCAGCAGCCGCGGTCATTCTGTCCGCAGGGCTTGTCCTGCGGCTCCGTACCAGTCCAGACACCGTCCAGCAGGCCCGGCCTCAAGCGGCGAGTACTGCTTCCCCAGCTACGCATTCATCCTCCAAATCTCAGGGAGCGCCCACTGCGTCAAAAACCTCCTCTCCAATGAATGAGACCCGAAGTCAGGCATCGCAGCCCACACTAGCTTCACAGCCTATAGTCGACCCAGCTAGCAGATCCTCGCTTGCGACGCCCGGCCCAAACCGAATTTCCCCACGGAGTGCACCCAATACGGCGGTGACGCTTGCGCCGCCACCCGAGGCCGCGGCTCTTCCTAACGCTATTGCGGTTTCACCCAACCTTGGTTCTGTGCCCCTGGATGCACTGCCGGCTGATGCGTCCGGTATCGCCACAGGGTTCACCCAATCCCCTGGACCATCTTCAGACCCACTGTCCTCCGAGCGGATAAATACAGCGGCTGCCAACGGCACACCAATTACCCGGCCGCTCGGGGCTATGCTCGCTCCTCAACACGTGATTTATCCGGCCTTCCCCAAGTCTGAAAAGCTGGGAACCGGCAAGGAAGAAGTCATCGTCAGGGCTGTAGTGAGTGCAAAGGGAAGCGTGGAAAGCGTGCAAATTGTGAAGGGCGATCCAGCGCTGGCGTCAGCGGTTGCCAACGCGGTCCGACAATGGCGCTATTCGCCATACATTGCGAACGGCCATGCCGTCTCAGTCGAAACCACCACCGCTTTTACGATTCTTGGACCGGACGCGGTCACGGTCCGGTTCCTTCCCGCGCAATAGAATCGCACTTCGCGCCTCGCCTTGCTTCCCATCCCAAGCCCCAGTAAGCTCTCCGCCCATGAAAATACGCACTGGGCACCTGCTCTTCGCTTGCATTTTCCTGCTGAAGGTAATCGCGCTTTCCCAGGAGCCGCCCAAGCCCACCGAGGGCGATTTCGTCACTCGCAACTTCCGATTCCGCTCCGGCGAGGTCTTGCCAGAACTGTGGCTGCACTATGCCACCTATGGCAAGCCGGTGACCGACTCCTCCGGCCGTGTCACCAACGCCGTGATCGTCCTGCACGGCACCGGTGGCTCCGGACAGCAATTCACCGGCGCGCGCTTTGCGGGCGTGCTTTTCGGTCCCGGCCAACTGCTCGACGTCAGCCGCTACTTCATCATTCTTCCCGACTCCATCGGACACGGCCATTCCAGCAAGCCGAGCGATGGCCTGCATGCCCGCTTTCCACACTACGATTATGACGACATGGTTGCCGCTCAGCACCTGCTGCTTACCGAGGGACTCAAGGTCGACCATCTGCGTCTTGTGATGGGCACATCTATGGGCTGCATGCATTCCTGGGTTTGGGCGGAGACCTATCCCGATTTCATGGACGCGGTTATGCCTCTGGCTTGCCTGCCGGTGCAGATCGCTGGCCGAAACCGGATGATGCGCAAAATGATTATGGATTCCATCCACACCGATCCTGATTGGAAGAACGGCGAGTACCAGCAGCAGCCCCGCGGGCTAGAAACCGCCCTCTACGTTCTCCTGATCATGGGAAGCAGCCCGCTGCAGATGCAGAAGGAGTACGCCACGCGCGAACAGGCCGACAATTTTCTCAGCAATTTCGTGAACACCCGCATGGCTACGACGGACGCGAACGATCTCCTTTAGCAGGTCGACGCCTCGCGTGACTATGATCCTGCACCCCACCTGCAGGAGATCCGGGCACCAGTAATGTTCGTCAACTCGGGAGACGATCTCATCAACCCGCCGGAACTTGGAATCGCCGAACGGGAAATCAAGAAGGTCAAGAATGGACAATTCATCCTTCTACCCATCACTGACCAAACCCGCGGCCACGGCACGCACACTTATCCCGCGATCTGGAAAGAACACCTGGCAGAACTGCTGCAGGAAAGCCAGCGCTGAACTCGCATCCTGGGTTGACCTCTTATGCGGCGGGTGCTTTGTCCGATGCGGACTGGACAGCATACCCAGCGGTTGCCGGCTCGCCTAACGGGATGCGGATTGTGACACAAGTGCCGCTGGGGCTGGAATCGATCTCCACTGTCCCGCCGAGTTCATGCACGCGCTCGTGCATGCCCGCCAAGCCAACCCCTCCCTCACTGCCTGAAACTCGGAGGTGTGCCAGCAAGGCATCAGGAATCCCTTCTCCATAGTCCTGCACTTCGAGACCAACTGCATTGATGGGGCGCTTGATTCGAACATCGACCATGCCGCTGCCAGAATGGCGGTGAACGTTGGTCAAACATTCCTGCAAGGCGCGAAAGAGCGCCAACTCCACACCTTCGGGAAAGCGGCCCAGGTCAGGAGGAATCTCCAGATTCACGCGGATACCGCTGCGATTGCCGAAGCCTTCAACATACCAACGAGTCGCGGAAGCCAGTCCTGCTTCATCCAGCAGAGGCGGATGCAGCAGATGCGAGATCGTGCGCGTTTCTGCAAGAGCTTTCTGTAGCAGTTCGCGTGTTTCGGCCCATAGACTGACTCGGTCCTCCGAGGAGTCCATGGGCTCTTTTTCGCAACTCAGCCGCTCGATGAATATGCTCAAGGCGGTCAGATACTGACCCAAGCTGTCGTGCAGCTCGCGCGCCATCCTCCGGCGTTCTATATCCTGCATGTGCAGCAGACGACTGCTCAATCGGCGGGCCGCATCCTCGGCCCGTCGTAGCAGTGTGACGTCAAGAACTACCATGCCCACCTGATTGCACTGCCCCTGCTCGCGATATAAGGGGAAGTAATTAACGATCCATTCGCCGCGTGAGGAATCGTCAGTGGACGTGCGGCTTAACTCCTGGTTCAAGACCGGCTGTCCGGTGGCGAGCACCTGCCGGCACGGTGGTTCGATGGTGAAGCCAAGCTCTCCCCAGACCTCGTTGATCTTTCGTTCCGCATGTTGTGCGACAGCCAGATGGTTCATGTCCGCCAGAAAGGTGTTCACCTTCTGGAAGCGTAGATCAGAGTCAACAATCGCCAGCCCCACGGGAGATGAGGCGAAAAATGCGTTCAGCACATGTTCTTGCGATCGCGCGCTCTGTTCGGCCACTCTGCGGCGACGCAGCTCCTTGAGAAGGGCGTTAAAGCTGACGGCCAAAACCAGAACGGCAATTACGAACGCGGTGGTAAGCAGGAGCAATGTCCGGCTGTAGGTCGCACCCGATCGATTTTGTTGCTGGAGGAGCTGCCTGCCTTCCTCGCCGTCCATCTGGGCAAGTATTGCTACAATCTGGCCCATCAACTGAGTGCCGGCCTCGGTCAACCCGATTTGTCCTTCCATCCCGGGTTTGGCAGGCTCATTGCCAATCGACTGCCGGATCAACGTCAGCTCCCGCTGCACCAGCGGCTCAAGGCGATCCAAAGAGCGCTGCTGAGCAGGATTGTCGGCCGTCAGTTTTCTGAGATTCCTCAGCTCGCTGGGAATGATTTCCAGCAGAGGTCGGATGGGTCCGAGCTGAGTTGCTTCTCCGGTGATCGTGTATGCCCGGCGAGCACTTTGTGCGGTGAGAATATCGGCACGAAAATCCTGCAGGGCGGCTTGCACACTGTGACTATGTGCTACCTGCTTCTCACTAGTCACAAGGGCAACGATCGTGCGATACGCAGAGGCAAAGATCAAACACAGCAATATCAGGGCCAGGCCGACTACAGCCCAGGCAACTCGCTCCGGAAACTCCCGGCTTTTTTCCAGTGGTCCAAGACTGGCAGGGGGGAATGGTCCGCTGCTCAAACTCGCACGCTCCTGGTGGACCTTAACAAGTCTAACCATTAACACGCCGGAAGGGAA
This Terriglobales bacterium DNA region includes the following protein-coding sequences:
- a CDS encoding DUF885 domain-containing protein; this encodes MNKNFVVSFSLWLASITIAVPLLAQSKPTQAVKPAPKAWVVRSDENAQILIQIMARFTPEDASSFGAEGFDEQIIDLKPNFVAREHVAVEQAIHDLQSRLASEKDPLVRQDLEILIDAAQRQNREQELEEKYQIPYLDMSRTVFLGMRSLLDDQEPQERRQKALIRLKRYAGTEPGYEPITVLAERYTRSRMNTPGLIGPYKGELEKDLAQSQFFVDGIARLLAKFQISGYEQSYAKLKVQLTAYNDFLRKEIAPKARNDFRLPAELYAFRLEDVGVDIPPAELAGLAHAAFDGIQKQMQALAPAVAKQRGFSSTDYRDVIRELKKDQFQGDAILAHYQKRIAEIEQIIRREHLVTLPDRPMRIRLASEAEAANIPAPNMHMPRLIGNTGEVGEFVLPLTIPSAAGAKPGTMQNFDDFTFSAASWTLTAHEGRPGHELQFDSMIERGVSLARAIFAFNSTNVEGWGLYSEYIMQPYMPPDGQLVCLQHRLLRSARAFLDPELESGKVTPEQAKRVLTQDVVLSDVMANQEVERYMFRAPGQATSYFYGYTKLVELRKDTQQALGKNFDQQKFHDFILAQGLLPPALLRKAVMEEFVPRVRAKTNAIAWN
- a CDS encoding alpha/beta fold hydrolase, producing MKIRTGHLLFACIFLLKVIALSQEPPKPTEGDFVTRNFRFRSGEVLPELWLHYATYGKPVTDSSGRVTNAVIVLHGTGGSGQQFTGARFAGVLFGPGQLLDVSRYFIILPDSIGHGHSSKPSDGLHARFPHYDYDDMVAAQHLLLTEGLKVDHLRLVMGTSMGCMHSWVWAETYPDFMDAVMPLACLPVQIAGRNRMMRKMIMDSIHTDPDWKNGEYQQQPRGLETALYVLLIMGSSPLQMQKEYATREQADNFLSNFVNTRMATTDANDLL
- a CDS encoding energy transducer TonB, whose protein sequence is MLAPQHVIYPAFPKSEKLGTGKEEVIVRAVVSAKGSVESVQIVKGDPALASAVANAVRQWRYSPYIANGHAVSVETTTAFTILGPDAVTVRFLPAQ
- a CDS encoding SpoIIE family protein phosphatase, with the protein product MRSLASIPRPVLLTTAILFAAATVFYSAAWMYYIRWQPPVEIGVELGPLQPKGYLQIARIIPNGPAAQVGLQAGDRVVEVNGEKLSGLSLPDAVARGKPGEVISLLIERPGTGLVRASLALIAYQQSTLYTSSQRLMNSILSLYPVLFLVVGLPVLFLRLENRNAWLLAIMFAGFIAAAPLAFLEGAISPPLRRFLFAYMVFFYGWLPAIFYCFFATFPASSPIDRRIPWLKTALVVGGGAVALACSVVVLAGGGMYSLLFAVLRPVPAKLVVIVTSIYSFGGFILGLVSLVWNDISAPTSDARRKTRVMVTGTVVGVAPILVIRFVGLSSPLRRPTNIPYWVLSFAIAALFLIPLSFAYAVVKHRVLEIPVLLRRSARYVLVQRGFVVLLFAVAAAVTALFTRFFSRFFQAESNAGMIASVALGVVMVWSFAPVIKRGTERIDKAFFRSTYDVRLILQDLAEKTRSVADRHELAALLQNQINGALHPKTFACFFRNEDGELTQESGIPDVSMTIPETHPIVQESANRGRSWDVLPSGPNGEDMGQLRNLAPECVVPILGRGGRLIGLLALGERLSEEPYSREDKRLLDSVASQAGMALENIHLAEEMAARLEAEHRAHQEMEFARQVQSRLFPQKTPPLETLEYSGVCIQARQVGGDYYDFLELRRGRLALVLADIAGKGISGALLMANLQANLRSQYAMALTDLAQLLVSANRLFYQNTGDSSYTTLFFADYDDHSRRLRYVNCGHLPPLVVRGRASHEPQVERLESTATVMGLFEQWECGIAEIDMHPGDVLVMYTDGVTEASNSADEEFGEQRLARVIAANRSLPVSDIQQHIVAAVQQFSGGEQADDITLVVARCRP
- a CDS encoding MBL fold metallo-hydrolase, which translates into the protein MHIRFWGVRGSTPTPQPENMRYGGNTSCLEVRINGHLYIFDCGTGFRNLGKHLSRQSEATGHPIQAHIFLSHFHWDHIQGIPFFTPLYENSENRFLFHSSSRSRGLQRALEEQMTDPYFPVDMSQMAAHRHFYDIDEARLDFDDCTIRTMWLNHPQGCLGFRMETPSGILVYATDNEPGHTLFDQNVRRLAEGANILIYDAQYLPEEYEAKKRGWGHSHWREAVNIAMESGAQELVLYHHDPDHSDECIDSIVREARNYYPRVRAAAEGLEMQL
- a CDS encoding CHASE3 domain-containing protein; the protein is MSSGPFPPASLGPLEKSREFPERVAWAVVGLALILLCLIFASAYRTIVALVTSEKQVAHSHSVQAALQDFRADILTAQSARRAYTITGEATQLGPIRPLLEIIPSELRNLRKLTADNPAQQRSLDRLEPLVQRELTLIRQSIGNEPAKPGMEGQIGLTEAGTQLMGQIVAILAQMDGEEGRQLLQQQNRSGATYSRTLLLLTTAFVIAVLVLAVSFNALLKELRRRRVAEQSARSQEHVLNAFFASSPVGLAIVDSDLRFQKVNTFLADMNHLAVAQHAERKINEVWGELGFTIEPPCRQVLATGQPVLNQELSRTSTDDSSRGEWIVNYFPLYREQGQCNQVGMVVLDVTLLRRAEDAARRLSSRLLHMQDIERRRMARELHDSLGQYLTALSIFIERLSCEKEPMDSSEDRVSLWAETRELLQKALAETRTISHLLHPPLLDEAGLASATRWYVEGFGNRSGIRVNLEIPPDLGRFPEGVELALFRALQECLTNVHRHSGSGMVDVRIKRPINAVGLEVQDYGEGIPDALLAHLRVSGSEGGVGLAGMHERVHELGGTVEIDSSPSGTCVTIRIPLGEPATAGYAVQSASDKAPAA
- a CDS encoding Glu/Leu/Phe/Val dehydrogenase, whose product is MTVTSSIPLDQETNPWAAQAARFDVAAKKLNLDEGLWKVLRYPNREITVHIPVQMDDGHLEVFTGYRVQHSIARGPAKGGIRYAPDVTLDEVRALASWMTWKCAVVNIPFGGAKGGVICDPKKMSMSELERMTRRYTAELFEFIGPEKDVPAPDVNTNEQIMAWIMDTYSMHMRQTVTAVVTGKPLNMGGSRGRREATGRGVMVVCDEALKLFNMRREDTRVIIQGFGNVGSNAARLMHEAGYRIIGIAEYDGGLYNQNGIDIDALWEHRFKAGTIHGFAGAEKANSDELLISDCDILIPAATENVITSRNADKVKARILCEGANGPTTATADEILFDKKIFVIPDILANAGGVTTSYFEWVQDRQGYFWKESVVNEQLDHIMRSSFDDVVGYAKTHTVNNRIAAYMLAIDRVAYTIRQRGIYA